The DNA segment CGAAGCCGACAATCACTTTAAGAGAGGAAATAGACTATTTGAAAACATATATTTCGATTGAAAATATGCGCTTTAATCATTGCGTAGAAGTTGACTTTCAAATTAATGACCACATAAATCTAAGCTGTAAAATTCCAACAATGCTACTACAGCCTTTTGTCGAAAATGTATTTGTACACGCTTTTAGCACAGCCACCTTGAGTCCAAAGTTAACTCTGACATTTGAGATGAAAAACAGCACGACATTGCAAATATTAATTATCGACAATGGAAAAGGAATCGATATGAAATCTACCAATCTTCATCAGTCAAAAGGAATTTTGCTAGTTAGAGAGCGACTTTCGTTACTTCAAAATCACCTACAAGAATCGATAGAATTTCAAAATAATAATCCCTCGGGGATTATAGTTTGCATACAACTTCTAGTGTAATCTTATCGAGTTGGAGATTATGTTTTTGTTATTAAATTCTAAAACCACCCCTTCAGAGGATAGAAGGGTGGTTTTATAGGTTAATGAAAAAGTTCTTGTATGGAATACTATTTTTGAGCCACAATGATGCAAAATATATCTACTTATACACTGTTATTTAATTTGTTAATGTACTTATACAAATAACTTATTTGTGCCGTAGTGAATTGTCCTTACCCTTTTTAAATCAATAATTTCTGTAGTATTAAAAAAAAATAAAAGATTAAAATAACAATATTAATTATAGTAAGTATGACAAATTTGATGATAATACCCTTTTTTCTTCCACTTCTTGCCTGGGCAGCTGTCGCAATAGCAGGTAGCTTATTAGGTGTGGGTGTAATTAGTATGTTCAAAGGAGATACCAATAAGCTTGGGCTTTTAGGAATGCATGCCTCAGGTAAAACTAGATTTTTAAATTTTTTACAAAAAGTACCTTACATTGAAAAAAACTCTGGAAGAGATGATTATGAAGAATTTACATTTACTACTGAGAACCGTAAGAAAATTATAATAAAAGCAGGAGTCGATATTGGTGGAGGTAATATATATAGAAGTAGCTACAATTCAATTATTAAAGACTCAGATGTAGTTTTTTATTTTTTCGATATTGATAAATATTTTAAAAATGAGAAAACAAAAGATAATGAGTTATATCAAAGAGACTGTAATAGTCGCTTCGAGCATGTTTATTCTGAAAGTTTAAAACGTAGTAATATTTTGAAAGTTATTGCAACTCATCGAGATAATTGCAATTTATCAGATGATGAAATGAAATCTAAATTATTTGAAATAATCAGGTATAAAAGTTATAAGAGTATGCTAGAAAACGTGGATTTTATTAATCTGACAAATACTGGAGAAGTTAAGAAATTAGTAAATAAATATTTCAAATAATTATGGAAAGAGTATTAATATCTCAAAATGAGAATAATAATGGTACAGATTATTTAGTGCTTAATGGAACATTAGTAAAGGATTTAGATACTATTGTAGAGTATGGTCGTCTTATAGCTGAAACCGACGCATGGCAGGAGATTTATAAGAATAATTTTATAGATGTCCGAAAATTAAAAAATCAAATTTTAATTAAATCACAGTATATAGATCAAGATATTGCGGGTCGATCAATATATTATATTTATTTAGTTAAAGAATATGATAGTTTTGAGAAAATACTAGAATATTTGAGAAGAGATTCAGAACTACTAGGCAGAAAATTTGATAAAGAAAAAACAGATCAAGTAATTCTTAATTTAAATAATAGTGTTGTTAAAAAAAAAATAGTAAAATATTTAATTTTACTCGCCGCCACCTCGATATTAATATATTATTTTAACAAAAATTAATTTTGTATGAGTCAAAATATACTTCCGCAGACAATATTATTTCAAGACGATGAAAAGTCAATGAATTACAGGTATAAATTAGATTATACTTTAAATAAGGACATCTCAGTAAAATCAATAGAATATGATTTGGAGGAACTGAAAAATAGTGGATTTGAATTATACGGTCCAAGACCGGATAATGATTCCATCTATTATTTGCATCCTTACAAAGATAACGTCTACGTTCACGAAAGTCTCGCTGAAAATTTTCTCATAAATGAAAAGGTGGATCTTTTTAAAAAGGTGGCGGCAGACCTCGGTGCGACATCAATTTCGACTAAAGTTAGCTTCTTAGAAACTAAGAAAATTGTGGTTGACATAAATGGAAAAGTACAAGTTAAAGTTTTTAAGGGCGGAATTGATTCACATAGTGATAAAGTGCAATCTCTAAAAAGTTCCATTGAACGAACTTACAAAATAGAAAAGAGCGACAATTTTGACTTGAATGCTAATATTGACAAGTGGTCAAAGTACATTTGTCATCATAATCTTAAACATGAAACTGATTTAGTGGCGTTGATTGAAGATAGAGATCCGAGAATTTCTGGAAGATATATCACCGAATCAACCGTAAAATCTGAAATGACCGCGGAATACAGCAATTTGTTAAAAGTTTCAGCACAGTTAAGTTCTCCTATTTTCAACGTAAGTTCTGATTTTCAAAGAAGTCTTGAAACTGTCAACAGTGTAAACGTAGAAATTATATTTAAATTTAATTAAATGGTTTACAGGCAGACCCAATTAATATGTTAATTGAATGTGTCAAGATTTAAAGGCCGCAGAGTGAAATTTTAGAAGGATGTCAAAAAGGATTAATCATTACATATGATGCCCTAGATTCAAACATTGATGCAGCTTTAATGTTATAAATTGTCTTAATAAATGCCCCAATCCCACCTCGACAACACCGTAAGAGCTTTATTTTATCAAATTTTATTGATGTCGTCAAAAGACTCTATTCCAGCAGATGTCACGGATAATATTGCCAAATTTTATGAAAGTCATAATTTGTCAAAGGCAGCACGTCTTGAGATTGATACAATACTACAATCTGCGGGTATTTATAAAATCGGAAAAGAAGGAACGGCGATATATATTTTCAAGGTACTCAAATACTATAAATTATCAAATGACGATTCATCTAGATTGTTTAATGCTGCTCGCGATTTAATCACGAGAATACTATTTCGCGAAGAGCTTCAACAACAGTTAGATTTGCTGAAAATAGACATTCATTCACGAGATGTGGAGCTAAAAAACGAAATACGTTTTCTAGAAGACGACATCGCTTGTAGAATTGAATCTCATAATCTCTTCATTGAAAATTGTTTTGCAAGGTCCGTATAGTAGCTTTTATGCACGTATCCTCTTCGGAAAGCAAAAATGTTATTCTACTTAATACAAAAATTTTTCAAGAATTCTCGGGCATATAGTTTCCTAGAAAATCATATCTTCTTTCTGAATTTTTATACGCTGAGTTCTACGAAATGTCCTTCACTTGCTATTGGACAGCCGGTGTAGTATGATTGAGCCCTGAAAGAGCGGCATCAGGAAGCGACGCACTCCATTCCGGGAATCAGGTTTGTATGCAATCTATTCCCATAAACATAATATGTAGCAAAAAGTCGTTCTGGCGAAAGTGCTCGCCCAAAAAAAATCCATGGTGAAAAGGTCAATCATTTATTAAATTGCAATCTGCTGACATTTGTCAGTAAATAAGTGTTCAAAAATGATTAGATTTGACTTTATTTTCAAACGATCGCAATTATTAATTCAGCAGTGTAGCAATGAATTTCTTTAAAAAAATATTTTCTTCCGAAAAGAAAGAGACTTTAGACAAAGGATTAGAGAAATCTAAAACTTCTTTTTTTTCAAAATTAACCAAAGCAGTAGCTGGTAAATCTAAAGTTGATGACGAGGTTCTCGACAATCTTGAAGAAGTTTTGGTGTCGTCGGATGTGGGTGTCAATACGACTCTAAAGATTATTAAGCGTATTGAAGAGCGTGTGGCCGAGGACAAATACGTGGGAACAGAGGAACTGAACAAGATTCTGCGTGAAGAAATAGCAGGCCTATTGTCTGAAAACAATACCGAAGATCAGACCGAATTTGTGATTCCCAAAGGGCCAAAACCCTACGTAATTATGGTGGTTGGAGTCAATGGTGTTGGAAAAACAACTACTATCGGAAAGCTTGCCATGCAGTTTAAAAAAGCTGGATATAAAGTGGTTCTTGGTGCTGCCGATACATTTCGTGCTGCGGCAATTGACCAACTTCAAATTTGGGCAGATCGTTGCGATGTGCCAATTGTAAAGCAAAGTATGGGATCAGATCCTGCATCTGTGGCTTTTGATACACTGCAATCTGCAGTAACTCAAAATGCGGATGTAGTGATTATCGATACTGCGGGAAGGCTTCATAATAAGGTAAACTTGATGAATGAGCTGACAAAGGTGAAGCGTGTAATGCAGAAAGTAATCGTAGATGCACCTCACGAGGTTCTACTAGTTTTGGACGGATCTACTGGTCAAAACGCTTTTGAACAAGCCAAACATTTTACCGTAGCTACAGAAGTAACTGCCCTAGCCGTTACAAAACTTGATGGTACCGCAAAAGGTGGAGTTGTAATCGGAATTTCAGATCAATTTCAGATTCCTGTACGATATATTGGAGTAGGTGAAGGAATTGATGATCTGCAGGTATTTAATAAAGTGGAGTTCGTCGACTCATTCTTTAAGTAGGCTTCGAATGACGGTTTTAGGTTAGGAGAATTTTGCTTTGAAGAATTAAGGTTATTTAAAGATTTAAAAATTTTAAGATTTAAAGATTGGGTTTGAAATAAGTAAAGACTTTTTGATTTTGATCACTTTTGCTTTTTTTAACTCAGGTAATTTTAATATTTAAGCATTTTGAGAATTTAGGAAGCTGAACATTAATTTTTTAGTTTAATTTCTTATCGTTGTACTTTTTCAATTCCGCTTTCTACAATATACATTCATACATTATACAATAGACATTTTTTGAAATCCTACGAATTTTTCAATCTTTCAATCTTTAAATCTTTCAATCCTTCCTTATGAAAAAATTGTTTCTCTTACTATCAGTGGTCTTAATAACCGCCAGCTGCACTCAGAAAATTACTCCTGAAGATATGGAGTTTCTAAATGGCTATTGGGAGATTGAGCAGGTTGTTTTTGCGGATGGCAATCATAAGGATTATAAAGTAAATGAGACAATCGACTTTTTCAAAATTAATGGTGAGAAGGGAATTCGGCAGAAAGTGAAGCCGCAATTTGATGGCAGTTTTATTGATGGACCTTCAGAAGACATACGAATTGAGCATTTGAATGATCAGGTATTCATCCATTACAAAACCGATTTTTCTGAATGGAAAGAACATATAATCGAACTCAATGACAATGATTTCATTGTAGAAAACGAGAAAAAAATTCAATATAAATATAAGAGACACGTTCCGTTTAGCGTTAAGTAGTATGGCAAAGAGAGAGAATAATGAAAATACGGTAGGGGAGATTTTAAAAGGAATTCTGCAAGATAATAGATTGCAACCGGGCCTAGATGAAGTAATAGTGCAAGATGCTTGGCGTAGCTTGATGGGCAATGGTGTAAATACTTATACGCGAAATATCGTACTTAAGAATGGTATTTTGTACGTCGAATTAACATCGGCAGTGCTGAGGGCAGAATTGAGTTTCGGAAAAGATAAGATTGTAAAAATGATTAACGAAGAGCTTCGTCGTGACGTAGTGCAGGAGGTTGTTTTAAGGTAATCAGCTAAATTATAAAATAGAAAAAGCCCGTTTTTAATTCAAAAAACGGGCTTTATTTATTAGGATATAGTCCTAGAATTGCTCTCTTCCAGCAAAGTGGAATGAACCTTCTAATTCTGCATTTTCGTTGCTATCAGATCCGTGCACCGCATTTTCTCCGATTGAAGTTGCGTATCTTTTACGAATAGTTCCTTCGGCTGCATCTGCTGGATTTGTTGCTCCAATAAGATCTCTAAAGTCTTCTACTGCATTGTTTTTTTCAAGAATAGCAGCCACGATTGGACCTCTAGACATAAATTCAACTAGTTCTCCGTAGAAAGGTCTTTCTGCGTGTACTTCGTAAAATTTCTTAGCATCAGTGATTGTAAGTTGAGTCAATTTCATAGAAATGATTTTGAAACCAGCTTCAGTAATCATATTAATAATTCCTCCGATGTGTCCGTTTTGAACAGCATCTGGTTTGATCATTGTAAAAGTTCTGTTAGTTGTCATTTTGTTTAATTTTTTGCAAAAATAGTGTTTTAAACTAAATATTGTTGGTTAAATTTAATTATTTGTTAGCAGTTCGAAAATTTAAAGTACAATGACCTGAAATTCTTGTTCTAGAGGTTTTAATGTTTCCAATAGTTTGACAATCATCTCATCGCCGTAATCAATATAGTATTCCGAAAAGTTTCCTTTGCGCTCTTGCAGACTTTGGTTTGGAAATAGTTCATTTTGTAAGGTTGCAGCTCGATCAAGTTGATCAGCGAATTTGCGTTTCTGAGCCTGTAGAAGTCGCTTTTCTAAATTCTCCAAACCTTTGATTTGCTTTTTTTCTTGTGCAGCCACCGCGCCAAGAAATGCAGGGTCAGTTTGATTTGCAAGTTTGTGTAAGTCGGCAAATTGCGTTCGTAATGTTTCTTTTTGTGAAGTGAAATCGATTGGAAACTCAGAAAGTTTTTTTGCTAAATCCTTTTTCAAATCTTCCTGCTTCATAAACAACTGTTTCCAAGTCAAATCTAGTATATCTGCTTTGTCAGCTTGTTTCTGAGTGGCAAGAAGCACTGAGTTCCGAAGCAGTAACATCGGGA comes from the Flavobacterium ardleyense genome and includes:
- the ftsY gene encoding signal recognition particle-docking protein FtsY — translated: MNFFKKIFSSEKKETLDKGLEKSKTSFFSKLTKAVAGKSKVDDEVLDNLEEVLVSSDVGVNTTLKIIKRIEERVAEDKYVGTEELNKILREEIAGLLSENNTEDQTEFVIPKGPKPYVIMVVGVNGVGKTTTIGKLAMQFKKAGYKVVLGAADTFRAAAIDQLQIWADRCDVPIVKQSMGSDPASVAFDTLQSAVTQNADVVIIDTAGRLHNKVNLMNELTKVKRVMQKVIVDAPHEVLLVLDGSTGQNAFEQAKHFTVATEVTALAVTKLDGTAKGGVVIGISDQFQIPVRYIGVGEGIDDLQVFNKVEFVDSFFK
- a CDS encoding DUF721 domain-containing protein, whose amino-acid sequence is MAKRENNENTVGEILKGILQDNRLQPGLDEVIVQDAWRSLMGNGVNTYTRNIVLKNGILYVELTSAVLRAELSFGKDKIVKMINEELRRDVVQEVVLR
- a CDS encoding GTPase domain-containing protein — encoded protein: MTNLMIIPFFLPLLAWAAVAIAGSLLGVGVISMFKGDTNKLGLLGMHASGKTRFLNFLQKVPYIEKNSGRDDYEEFTFTTENRKKIIIKAGVDIGGGNIYRSSYNSIIKDSDVVFYFFDIDKYFKNEKTKDNELYQRDCNSRFEHVYSESLKRSNILKVIATHRDNCNLSDDEMKSKLFEIIRYKSYKSMLENVDFINLTNTGEVKKLVNKYFK
- a CDS encoding nucleoside-diphosphate kinase, which encodes MTTNRTFTMIKPDAVQNGHIGGIINMITEAGFKIISMKLTQLTITDAKKFYEVHAERPFYGELVEFMSRGPIVAAILEKNNAVEDFRDLIGATNPADAAEGTIRKRYATSIGENAVHGSDSNENAELEGSFHFAGREQF
- a CDS encoding lipocalin family protein encodes the protein MKKLFLLLSVVLITASCTQKITPEDMEFLNGYWEIEQVVFADGNHKDYKVNETIDFFKINGEKGIRQKVKPQFDGSFIDGPSEDIRIEHLNDQVFIHYKTDFSEWKEHIIELNDNDFIVENEKKIQYKYKRHVPFSVK